In Nitrospirota bacterium, a single genomic region encodes these proteins:
- a CDS encoding sigma-54 dependent transcriptional regulator, with translation MNPAVLLIDDEPGIQFGFSKYLTGAGYSITGAANLSEAREALLAQRFDAVLLDLNLPDGSGLDFIVDLRESCPAVPLIIITGIGDIPLAVEAMRRGADNFLTKPVNMADLDVFLRKSLELGVMRRRSSFCQRTVKSEQPYFGESAVMRNMQDLATVAAASDSPVMLLGETGTGKGVYARWIHENSSRAREPFVEVNCSSLRGELLSSELFGHARGAFTSALQDRQGLIEVADRGTLFLDELGDMDPGVQAQFLKVIEEKHFRRLGEVKMRRSEFRLICATNKDLSREVEQGTFRRDLYFRSYVFPIHLPPLRERPEDIPPLAHHILALLGAPEASLSPELLQLLQSYAWPGNIREMRNVIERALLLARGGALQPGHFPGIGTAADPLKSVEDIQSLESLETASIREALRRFNGDTKKAAGTLGISRATLYRKLKKL, from the coding sequence ACGACGAGCCCGGAATCCAGTTCGGGTTCTCGAAGTACCTTACCGGCGCCGGGTACAGCATCACGGGGGCTGCGAATCTGTCCGAAGCCCGCGAAGCGCTTCTGGCGCAGCGCTTCGATGCGGTCCTGCTCGACCTGAACCTGCCCGACGGCAGCGGGCTCGACTTCATCGTGGACTTAAGGGAAAGCTGTCCTGCGGTTCCCCTCATCATCATCACCGGGATCGGCGATATCCCGCTTGCGGTCGAGGCGATGCGCCGCGGGGCGGATAATTTCCTGACCAAGCCGGTCAACATGGCGGACCTCGACGTCTTCTTGAGAAAGAGCCTCGAGCTCGGCGTCATGAGACGCCGCAGCTCTTTCTGCCAGCGCACCGTCAAGAGCGAGCAGCCTTACTTCGGCGAAAGCGCGGTTATGCGGAACATGCAGGACCTGGCGACGGTTGCGGCCGCGAGCGATTCCCCGGTGATGCTCCTCGGAGAGACGGGGACCGGGAAGGGCGTTTACGCCCGATGGATTCATGAGAACAGCAGCCGCGCCAGGGAGCCGTTCGTCGAGGTCAATTGCTCCAGCCTCCGCGGCGAGCTCCTCTCGAGCGAGCTCTTCGGCCATGCCCGGGGGGCCTTTACCTCGGCCTTGCAGGACCGGCAGGGGCTGATCGAGGTCGCCGACAGGGGAACGCTCTTTCTCGACGAGCTCGGGGACATGGACCCCGGCGTGCAGGCGCAGTTCCTGAAGGTGATCGAGGAGAAGCACTTCCGCCGTCTCGGCGAGGTCAAGATGCGCAGGAGCGAGTTCCGGCTCATCTGCGCCACCAATAAAGACCTCTCCCGTGAGGTGGAGCAGGGGACCTTTCGCAGAGACCTCTATTTCCGCAGCTATGTGTTCCCCATTCACCTTCCGCCGCTGCGGGAGAGACCCGAGGATATACCGCCTCTGGCGCACCATATCCTTGCGCTCCTCGGCGCTCCCGAGGCGTCCCTCTCCCCGGAGCTCCTCCAGCTGCTCCAATCGTACGCATGGCCGGGCAACATACGGGAAATGAGGAACGTGATCGAACGGGCGCTCCTCCTTGCGCGCGGAGGTGCTCTGCAGCCCGGGCACTTCCCCGGCATCGGCACAGCCGCCGATCCTTTGAAGAGCGTTGAGGACATCCAGAGCCTGGAATCCCTCGAGACGGCCTCCATCAGAGAGGCGCTCAGACGATTCAACGGCGACACGAAGAAAGCCGCCGGAACCCTGGGCATATCGCGGGCAACACTCTACCGCAAACTTAAGAAACTCTGA